In Hippoglossus stenolepis isolate QCI-W04-F060 chromosome 5, HSTE1.2, whole genome shotgun sequence, one genomic interval encodes:
- the tmed6 gene encoding transmembrane emp24 domain-containing protein 6, producing the protein MREVSCFSDMLWRIPFMFFILVLWAPVHSGPMTNLHPNITDQELFWGADQYDFSVVLRASGLECFWHFAHRGERFYLSYMVQWVTGVGHDRHLSVTVNAPGGLLVSNVDDAKGQINFKAEETGFYQMCFSNFHNRFGSMQVFLSFGVYYDGHQDPARSKEEEKKKTEEVSQELNNTLSIIEDATHKVENHIFHVFRYYSFGRMGKSADYFLLLSNSQYITWWSIALSLLIVTSGYLQLLFLKRLFVSKTEEEKPRC; encoded by the exons ATGAGAGAAGTCTCctgtttttcagacatgttgTGGAGGATTccctttatgttttttattctggTGTTGTGGGCTCCAGTTCACAGTGGGCCCATGACAAACCTACACCCCAACATAACAGACCAGGAGCTGTTCTGGGGCGCCGACCAGTACGACTTCTCTGTGGTGCTCCGTGCTTCTGGGTTGGAGTGTTTCTGGCACTTTGCTCACCGTGGAGAACGATTCTACCTCAGCTACATG gtgcagtGGGTGACGGGAGTCGGCCATGACAGACACCTGTCCGTCACAGTCAACGCCCCCGGTGGTCTGTTAGTGTCAAATGTCGATGATGCGAAGGGTCAGATTAACTTCAAGGCTGAGGAAacag GTTTCTATCAAATGTGTTTCAGCAACTTCCACAACCGCTTCGGCAGCATGCAGGTCTTCCTCAGCTTTGGTGTTTACTACGACGGCCACCAGGACCCTGCCAGGagcaaagaagaggaaaagaagaagacagaagaagTCAGCCAAGAACTGAACAACACACTGAGCATCATAGAG gATGCGACTCACAAAGTGGAGAACCACATCTTCCACGTGTTCCGCTACTACAGCTTTGGTCGCATGGGGAAGAGCGCCGActacttcctgctgctgtccaACTCACAGTACATCACCTGGTGGTCGATAGCCCTCAGCCTCCTCATCGTCACCTCCGGGtatctgcagctcctcttcctcaaaaGACTCTTTGTCAGCAAGACCGAGGAGGAGAAGCCGCGCTGCTGA
- the LOC118109887 gene encoding palmitoyltransferase ZDHHC7-like, with protein MSSSHRMRDMEQQHPLLDGEEEAVERSFHSEVKQLWFIQDCCGMVCAFITWFLVFFADFVVTFVMLLPSRSFWYAVINGVVFNSLAVLALASHLRTMLTDPGAVPKGNANKKYLESLQLKPGKVIYKCPKCCSIKPERAHHCSICERCIRKMDHHCPWVNNCVGEKNQRFFVLFTMYIAVISGHALALCGYHFITCIRVQWRECSDFSPPATMMLMIFLCMEGLLFLTFTAIMFCTQLHSICNDETEIERLRNEKPTWERRTRWAGLRSVFGGQPSLLWMSPFAGLRLSSFLPKRTWRGGAEFSV; from the exons ATGTCCTCAAGCCACCGTATGAGGGACATGGAGCAACAGCACCCCCTGCTggacggggaggaggaggcggttGAGAGGAGTTTCCACAGCGAGGTTAAGCAGCTCTGGTTCATCCAGGACTGCTGCGGCATGGTGTGTGCCTTTATCACCTGGTTCCTGGTCTTCTTCGCTGACTTTGTGGTCACCTTCGTTATGCTGCTTCCCTCCAGGAGCTTCTGGTACGCTGTGATCAATGGGGTGGTCTTCAACAGCCTGGCGGTGCTGGCGTTGGCCTCCCACCTGCGCACCATGCTGACTGACCCA GGAGCTGTTCCAAAAGGAAACGCCAACAAGAAATACTTGGAGAGTCTGCAGCTGAAGCCAGGAAAGGTCATCTACAaatgtccaaaatgctgcagcatcAAACCTGAGAGGGCTCATCACTGCAG TATCTGTGAGCGCTGCATCCGAAAGATGGACCATCACTGTCCCTGGGTCAACAACTGTGTCGGAGAGAAGAACCAGCGCTTCTTCGTCCTCTTCACT ATGTACATTGCTGTAATCTCTGGTCACGCTCTGGCTCTCTGTGGATACCACTTCATCACGTGCATCAGAGTCCAGTGGAGAG AGTGCAGcgatttctctcctccagcgACGATGATGCTGATGATCTTCCTCTGCATGGaaggcctcctcttcctcaccttcaCAGCCATCATGTTCTGCACTCAGCTCCACTCCATCTGCAACGATGAGACG GAGATTGAGCGTTTGAGGAACGAGAAGCCAACATGGGAGCGTCGGACTCGCTGGGCAGGCCTGAGGTCGGTGTTTGGAGGTCAGCCCTCCCTGCTCTGGATGAGCCCCTTCGCTGGACTCAGACTATCAAGCTTTCTACCTAAACGCACCTGGAGGGGTGGGGCAGAGTTCTCAGTCTGA